A region from the Rhinoderma darwinii isolate aRhiDar2 chromosome 2, aRhiDar2.hap1, whole genome shotgun sequence genome encodes:
- the FZD9 gene encoding frizzled-9: MSRWLLTLPCLWQMLVMALTLEMGLYDVERGREAKCEPIQIPMCQGIGYNMTRMPNYVGHESQAEAAGKLEEFTPLVAYGCHKHLRFFLCSLYVPMCTEQVSTSIPACKPMCEIARQKCSPIMESFNFRWPESLDCDRLPSKNDPNALCMEAPENATNGDPQTNGHGILPVAPRPPRPSGAEMGIPTRCTNPDKFLYVERSGVCAPRCAPGVDVYWSSSDKDFALVWMAAWSGLCFISTAFTVLTFLLHPQRFQYPERPIIFLSMCYNVYSTAFLIRAAAGAPSIACDREGGAPYLIREGLESSGCTLVFLILYYFGMASSLWWVVLTLTWFLAASKKWGHEAIESHGSYFHLAAWGIPAVKTIIILTMRKVGGDELTGLCYVGGSDPSALTGFVLVPLSCYLVTGTSFLLTGFVALFHIRRVMKTGGTNTEKLEKLMVKIGVFSILYTVPATCIIVCCFYERLNLAHWEARAREESCRTASGNGRPDCTLPGSIPSVAVFMLKIFMSLAVGITSGVWVWSSKTLQAWQGILCQRRLGVVGARTRGKPQTAGGIACSLGSCPYKPPPITLQVAKTDLFMDCPTHV, translated from the coding sequence ATGTCCCGCTGGCTCTTAACCCTTCCTTGTCTGTGGCAGATGCTGGTGATGGCTCTCACGTTGGAGATGGGTTTATATGATGTGGAAAGGGGAAGAGAAGCTAAATGTGAGCCTATTCAAATTCCTATGTGTCAGGGCATTGGCTACAACATGACTAGAATGCCCAATTATGTTGGCCACGAGTCTCAGGCAGAGGCTGCGGGGAAGCTTGAGGAGTTTACCCCACTTGTGGCGTACGGGTGTCACAAACATCTCCGCTTTTTTCTCTGCTCTCTTTATGTTCCCATGTGCACTGAGCAGGTGTCCACTTCAATTCCTGCCTGTAAGCCAATGTGTGAAATTGCACGCCAGAAGTGTTCCCCCATAATGGAGAGCTTTAATTTTAGATGGCCAGAGTCATTGGACTGTGACCGGTTACCTAGTAAAAATGACCCAAATGCACTGTGTATGGAGGCTCCTGAAAATGCTACTAATGGGGACCCTCAAACCAATGGCCATGGCATACTTCCTGTCGCTCCACGGCCTCCACGTCCATCTGGTGCTGAGATGGGTATACCTACTCGCTGCACCAATCCTGACAAATTTCTGTATGTGGAGAGGAGTGGGGTGTGTGCCCCAAGATGCGCCCCTGGTGTGGATGTCTACTGGTCTTCAAGTGATAAAGACTTTGCACTGGTATGGATGGCAGCATGGTCTGGTCTTTGCTTTATTTCCACTGCCTTTACTGTACTGACATTTCTGTTACATCCTCAGCGCTTCCAGTATCCTGAGAGGCCGATTATCTTCCTCAGTATGTGTTACAATGTCTACTCTACAGCATTTCTCATCCGTGCTGCTGCTGGGGCCCCTAGCATTGCATGTGACCGTGAAGGTGGCGCCCCATACTTGATCAGAGAGGGCCTGGAAAGCAGTGGGTGCACGCTTGTCttccttatattatattattttggcATGGCCAGTTCGCTGTGGTGGGTGGTTTTAACCCTCACCTGGTTCCTAGCAGCAAGTAAAAAGTGGGGTCATGAGGCCATCGAATCCCACGGTAGTTACTTTCATCTAGCTGCTTGGGGTATTCCAGCTGTAAAGACAATCATTATACTCACAATGCGGAAAGTTGGTGGAGATGAGCTGACTGGACTATGTTATGTAGGCGGCTCAGATCCCAGTGCCCTAACAGGATTTGTTCTTGTGCCTCTTTCATGCTATTTGGTGACAGGCACATCATTTCTGTTAACAGGCTTTGTTGCACTCTTCCATATCAGACGCGTCATGAAAACTGGTGGAACCAACACAGAGAAACTGGAGAAACTGATGGTTAAGATTGGAGTCTTCTCCATCCTTTATACAGTCCCAGCTACCTGCATCATTGTGTGTTGCTTCTATGAACGTCTTAATTTGGCTCACTGGGAAGCCCGCGCCCGGGAAGAGTCCTGCAGGACAGCTTCTGGAAATGGCAGGCCAGACTGTACTTTACCTGGGTCCATACCCAGCGTTGCAGTCTTCATGCTTAAGATATTCATGTCACTAGCTGTGGGTATAACTAGTGGTGTGTGGGTATGGAGTTCAAAGACCCTACAGGCCTGGCAAGGAATTCTGTGCCAGCGTCGGCTTGGGGTGGTGGGAGCCAGGACTCGAGGGAAGCCTCAAACTGCGGGAGGTATTGCCTGTAGTTTAGGGAGCTGCCCTTACAAGCCCCCACCGATTACCCTGCAGGTTGCCAAAACAGACCTCTTTATGGACTGCCCGACACATGTGTGA